A stretch of the Teredinibacter haidensis genome encodes the following:
- a CDS encoding isochorismate synthase, with translation MTTPLNTSSTTVSPLVSGLNNLLHQLKLCRFRSHTLVRVDTPILPVDLLLLLASVNSPDRSYFSHRDQSFSVAGLGIAVELEAAKPSAMADLLAEAERQVSGSEAVWIGGCAFNGRSGTHQWQGFPGARFVLPLVEVRQERGKYSLAINLYVESFGQWQKQLLAIHTLLRSLCQQQPTVSGGVVVEKRHNSVNPRLWREQVQEALTRIDAGELKKVVLAREVELELAGSANPFLALKALQQSNPCCYSFAIEKQDKLFFGCSPERLFHRRGRVLHTEALAGTVKRGLNPEEDLVLEQTLLHDPKLVLEHELVAKAIEESLQPLALHLFEREPVEVVKLGKIQHRYQALRAAIDAAITNNELYQSLHPTPAICGYPCAQAQALINEIEQAGRGWYSGNVGLIGDGYCEFSVAIRSALSDQNRLWLYSGVGIVEGSDADEEWLELESKLESMLQALGNNALALNCNA, from the coding sequence ATGACAACACCACTCAATACATCCTCCACTACAGTATCTCCGTTGGTTTCGGGATTGAACAATCTCCTTCACCAGCTGAAATTGTGTCGCTTTCGTAGCCATACACTGGTTCGTGTCGATACGCCAATCCTGCCAGTGGATCTGTTACTACTGCTGGCATCAGTTAATTCTCCTGATCGTAGTTATTTTTCCCATAGAGACCAGTCGTTCAGTGTTGCCGGGCTAGGTATAGCCGTGGAATTAGAGGCTGCCAAGCCTTCGGCTATGGCAGATCTACTTGCTGAAGCTGAGCGACAAGTGAGTGGAAGCGAAGCCGTGTGGATTGGTGGTTGTGCGTTTAATGGCCGCTCGGGTACACACCAGTGGCAGGGTTTTCCCGGTGCGCGATTTGTTTTGCCCTTAGTTGAGGTTCGGCAGGAGCGTGGCAAATATAGCCTGGCGATAAACCTTTACGTAGAAAGCTTTGGTCAATGGCAAAAACAGCTTTTAGCGATTCATACGCTGCTGCGCTCGCTGTGTCAGCAACAACCGACTGTGAGTGGTGGCGTTGTTGTTGAGAAACGGCACAACAGTGTGAACCCTCGCCTGTGGCGCGAGCAGGTTCAAGAAGCCTTGACGCGCATCGACGCTGGCGAGCTAAAAAAAGTGGTATTGGCTCGTGAAGTTGAGTTGGAGCTGGCGGGCTCGGCGAATCCGTTCTTGGCTTTAAAGGCTTTGCAGCAGAGTAATCCCTGTTGTTATAGCTTTGCCATTGAAAAGCAGGACAAGCTGTTTTTTGGGTGCAGCCCAGAGCGGCTTTTTCACCGTCGGGGTCGAGTATTGCACACCGAAGCCCTTGCGGGCACAGTGAAGCGAGGGCTTAACCCTGAAGAAGATTTGGTGTTGGAGCAAACGCTACTGCATGATCCTAAACTGGTTTTGGAGCATGAACTGGTCGCTAAGGCTATCGAAGAGAGCTTGCAGCCACTCGCCTTGCATTTGTTTGAGCGTGAACCGGTAGAAGTGGTTAAACTCGGTAAAATTCAGCATCGTTATCAAGCCCTGCGCGCAGCAATCGATGCTGCCATCACCAATAATGAGCTTTACCAAAGCTTACACCCAACCCCTGCAATTTGTGGCTATCCCTGTGCGCAGGCGCAGGCGCTTATCAATGAAATAGAGCAGGCGGGACGCGGTTGGTATAGTGGTAATGTGGGGCTTATCGGTGATGGATATTGTGAGTTCAGTGTGGCGATTCGCTCTGCTCTCAGCGATCAGAATCGTTTGTGGCTGTATTCGGGCGTGGGTATTGTTGAAGGTTCCGATGCCGATGAGGAGTGGCTCGAGCTGGAAAGTAAGTTGGAATCTATGCTGCAGGCATTGGGGAACAACGCACTAGCGTTAAACTGCAATGCTTAA
- the menD gene encoding 2-succinyl-5-enolpyruvyl-6-hydroxy-3-cyclohexene-1-carboxylic-acid synthase, whose translation MLNAVFAGNIIGTLYQQGVRHIGIAPGSRSAPLALAAFYAKEKFPDIKLHTHFDERGLAFYALNLARVTNSPVVVITTSGTAVANLYPAVIEAYETHTPLWVVSADRPDRLLGCGANQAVQQKALFGHNVLRSFNFVAEHNNWPQALQSMGELKGPVQINCQFDEPLYGGSREDYLQALTVAEPGIDKPKARVFEVDLRSVVQNNDSIIIVLGSLTVAQADVLRPWISQLNCLVIADIASQFRFSDATNIISHADLLLLSDTVFQLLQPACVLQLGGRIVSKRIHQWLENRAGDYWLLEEDGKALDPSHRAKQLQLNFSDLEIQLEPQALTYPESDALLEMNARIEREVERLLCDQWSEAAVCHQLINHCLDNTALLAANSLSVRMLDSYASGHQPTLKVFTNRGASGIDGLIASAAALAWGECRQVVLVIGDTAFLHDLNSLALLAKLPCPVKILLLNNHGGQIFGLLDAGKEEAFSDLFVMPHQLKFEKVSQQFGLAYFSARTTVEYRESLSRWLLADHSAILECEIEAGSVALITQNLEALAAAL comes from the coding sequence ATGCTTAACGCCGTATTTGCTGGCAATATTATCGGCACCCTCTACCAACAGGGGGTACGCCATATTGGTATAGCGCCAGGCAGCCGAAGTGCCCCACTAGCTCTGGCCGCGTTCTATGCGAAGGAAAAATTTCCCGATATAAAGCTACATACGCACTTTGATGAGCGTGGCCTTGCTTTTTACGCGCTCAACCTCGCGCGCGTAACAAACTCGCCGGTTGTTGTAATTACCACCTCGGGTACAGCCGTCGCTAATCTTTATCCCGCTGTTATTGAAGCTTACGAAACTCATACCCCTTTATGGGTGGTGTCTGCCGACCGCCCGGATCGGCTCTTGGGTTGTGGTGCCAATCAGGCTGTTCAACAAAAGGCGCTTTTTGGACACAATGTTTTACGCAGTTTTAACTTTGTGGCCGAACATAATAATTGGCCGCAAGCGCTTCAATCTATGGGGGAGCTTAAAGGGCCTGTACAGATTAATTGCCAGTTCGATGAACCGCTATATGGTGGCAGCCGAGAAGACTATTTACAGGCGCTAACGGTCGCTGAGCCCGGTATTGATAAGCCGAAAGCCCGTGTGTTTGAGGTCGATTTGCGTTCAGTTGTGCAAAACAATGATTCCATCATTATTGTTTTAGGTTCATTGACGGTGGCGCAGGCGGATGTGTTAAGGCCTTGGATTTCGCAACTGAATTGTTTAGTTATTGCCGATATTGCCAGTCAATTTCGATTTAGTGATGCTACCAACATAATAAGCCATGCAGATTTATTACTGTTATCCGATACCGTGTTTCAGCTGCTGCAACCGGCTTGTGTGCTGCAGCTGGGTGGGCGCATTGTCAGTAAGCGTATTCATCAGTGGTTGGAAAATAGGGCTGGCGACTATTGGTTGCTGGAGGAAGATGGAAAAGCGTTAGACCCAAGCCACAGGGCAAAACAGCTGCAGCTTAACTTTAGTGATCTGGAAATACAGCTGGAACCGCAGGCTCTGACTTATCCAGAGAGCGACGCTCTGCTTGAAATGAACGCGCGAATAGAGCGAGAAGTTGAACGTTTACTCTGCGACCAATGGAGCGAAGCGGCTGTCTGTCATCAGCTGATTAACCACTGTCTGGATAATACGGCATTACTCGCTGCCAATAGCTTAAGTGTTCGCATGCTGGACTCATATGCCAGCGGCCACCAACCGACATTGAAGGTCTTCACCAATCGAGGCGCCAGCGGTATTGACGGTTTAATTGCTAGCGCCGCAGCCTTGGCCTGGGGAGAGTGTCGGCAGGTTGTCCTGGTTATTGGTGATACAGCCTTTTTACACGACTTAAACAGTCTGGCGCTGCTGGCAAAGCTACCATGCCCAGTCAAAATACTATTGCTGAACAATCATGGCGGCCAGATTTTTGGGCTATTAGATGCTGGGAAGGAAGAGGCTTTCAGCGATCTGTTCGTTATGCCCCATCAGCTCAAATTTGAGAAAGTAAGCCAGCAATTTGGTTTAGCGTATTTTTCTGCAAGAACGACGGTCGAATATCGTGAAAGCTTGTCTCGTTGGTTGCTGGCAGACCATTCTGCTATTTTAGAATGCGAAATTGAGGCTGGCTCTGTCGCCTTGATAACACAGAACCTGGAAGCTCTGGCGGCCGCCCTGTGA
- a CDS encoding endo-1,4-beta-xylanase: MHSNKILHAIALALPLAIFGCSSNPFIPSNNTSTTGNTLPSNASLKQKYADHFLVGATADSGSYITHADILKTHFSSMTTENEIKFELLQNVEGEFTFETADKMVDFAKANGMTVRGHALVWHRQSPDWLFHNAEGEPSSKEDLLAKMNNHIATVVNHFKGRVDAWDVVNESIMDNGAFRTEKEQADDQKSWWYGITGEDYIAEAFKTAHQADPQAKLFYNDYYNYIPERRQAIYEMLKGLVEKGVPVHGVGLQCHVNTERSLNPAHQSYQQTIANLEQAIQLYASLGLEVHITEMDVSIYIGGNKYEEKDFYTAGNIPEELKVKQAERYAAFFEMFRRNSDAITSVTLWGIADDNTWLSEFDSGRADFPLLFDSEHKPKKAFDAIMDF; the protein is encoded by the coding sequence ATGCACTCTAATAAAATCTTACACGCCATTGCTCTTGCGCTCCCTCTCGCTATCTTCGGTTGTAGCAGCAACCCATTTATACCGTCGAACAATACATCGACGACCGGCAATACCCTGCCTTCGAACGCATCACTGAAACAAAAGTATGCAGATCACTTCTTGGTGGGCGCCACCGCCGATTCCGGCTCCTATATCACGCACGCGGACATCCTAAAAACCCACTTCAGTAGCATGACCACTGAAAACGAAATAAAGTTTGAGCTACTGCAGAATGTAGAAGGAGAATTCACCTTCGAAACAGCCGACAAAATGGTCGATTTCGCCAAAGCCAACGGCATGACCGTTCGGGGTCACGCGCTGGTCTGGCACCGCCAGAGCCCAGACTGGTTATTCCACAATGCTGAAGGTGAACCCAGCAGCAAAGAAGACTTATTAGCAAAAATGAACAACCATATCGCCACGGTAGTTAACCACTTTAAAGGCCGTGTAGATGCCTGGGATGTCGTTAACGAATCCATTATGGACAACGGCGCATTCCGCACCGAAAAGGAACAAGCCGATGACCAGAAGAGCTGGTGGTATGGCATTACAGGTGAAGACTACATCGCAGAGGCGTTTAAAACTGCACATCAAGCCGACCCCCAAGCCAAACTGTTTTATAACGACTACTACAACTACATTCCCGAACGCCGACAAGCTATTTACGAGATGCTAAAGGGATTGGTCGAAAAAGGTGTGCCCGTTCACGGGGTCGGATTACAGTGCCATGTCAATACCGAACGCTCGCTAAACCCTGCGCACCAGTCTTACCAGCAAACCATTGCCAATCTGGAACAAGCAATTCAACTCTACGCCTCACTCGGCCTGGAAGTGCACATCACTGAAATGGATGTATCCATTTATATTGGCGGTAACAAGTACGAGGAAAAGGATTTTTATACCGCTGGCAATATACCCGAAGAGCTAAAGGTCAAGCAGGCGGAACGCTACGCCGCCTTTTTTGAAATGTTTCGCCGCAACAGCGATGCCATTACCAGCGTAACCTTATGGGGCATTGCCGACGATAATACTTGGTTGTCGGAATTCGATTCGGGCAGAGCCGATTTCCCTCTGCTGTTTGATAGCGAACACAAGCCTAAAAAGGCCTTTGACGCGATTATGGATTTTTGA